CATCGAGCGCGCCCACCGGCCAGGACAGGCCATTGGTCAACACCACCGGCAATGCCGGGCCCGGGCCGTTGCTGTCGTACAGCAGGCGGGCCAGGTCCACGCCGGAAAACGCCAGGTGCTGCAGGCCCTCCAGCACATCGGCCTGCAGGCGCTTGGCGCGCTCGGCGAACGTGGGCAGTTTGTGTTGCCAGTCGAGGGCGATGAAGCTGGAACGGTTGGCGAACGCGCCGTCCTGGGGCGGCGCCACCGGCACCGCCACGCACAGGCTGCCCTCGTCGAGCCAGTGGCCGAGCACTTCCAGTACCACGGCCATGATCGTCGAGTTCTTGAACAACCCCTCGCGTGCGCCGGCGCGGCTCAATGCCTTGAACGCCGGGGCCGGGATCACTTGACGCTGGCGTGCGTATCGGGCCACGCCGACCTTGTCCAGGGCGCAGCGCCACGGTAGCCGTGGCGCGCCATCGACCTCGGCCAGCTTTGACTTCCAATACTCGGTATCGGCCTTGCGCACCTCGCTCTGGTCGTCGACAGCCGCCGTCGGCTCGCTGGTGGTCAGCGGCTGGCAGTGCCCGTCGAACAGTTCGACCATCAGGGTGGCGATGGCGCGTCCATCGAGGATCAGCGCATCGAAGCGCACGAACACCACCAGCTCGCCCTGCGGCAGCTGGAAGGCGGTGACATTCCAGGGCGGTCCAGCCAGGTCGAACAGCGCGTGGGCATAGGCCTCGCTACGGACCTCGAGCTGCGCCTGGGCTTGCTCACCCGTCAACGCGCGCAGGTCGATCACCTCCAGGTTGACCTGCACCTGGTCGCTCAACGACTGGGTCAGTGCCTGGGCATCGATGCGGGTGCGCAGGCTGTCGTGGCGGCGCACCATGTCCGTGAGGCGGCTGCGCAGCAGCGCCAGGTCCATGTGCCCGCGGTATTCGCGAAACTCCTGCATGGCCACGCCGCCCAGCGGCAAATGCTCGCCACGCCCCAGCAGGTAGGCCTGCTGCAGGGCGTTCAAAGGGCGATCCCGGCTGGCCGCGATCGTCAAAGGCTGGTGCAGCGCGCCCATGTCGGCAGCCACCGCGACGGCCAGGGCAATGAAGCGCTCGAACAGTGCCTGGACCCAATCCGCCGGCAGTGCGTCCAGGCGCACATCCCAGTTGACCAGCAGGCCGCCATCGACCTGGGCCACCTGCGCGTCCAGCGCCACCTGCGGACCCTGGGAGATCACCCAGTCCATCGGCCCGAACACCCGGCCCACGCGCTCGGAGAACAGCTCGCCACCGGGCAGGTCCAGCCCTGCGGTGAACACCACCGGCGCCAGTTGCGGCGTGCCGTGATGGCGCGACAGGTCGCGCATCAGGTCCACGCCTGGATAGGCGCTGTGCGCCAGGCGTTCGACCAATTGCCGGTGCAGGTCCTGGCACAGCGCGGCAAGGCTGGCGACGCCGGTGAAGTCGACATCGACCAGCACCAGGTTGGCGAACTCGCCGACGATCCGTTGCACCGGTTCCAGCACCGGCTCGCGCCAGAACACCGGCACGTTCAGGCGCAGGCGGCGGTCCCCGGTGTGCTCTCCCAGGGCGGTGGCGAACAGCCCGAGCAGCAACGCCGACGAAGTGATCCGCTGCGCCCGCGCCGCCTGTTGCAAGGCGCGGTACTGCTCGGGTTCGAGCCGGGCGGCAAAGCGCTCGCTGCGCGCCGGGCCCGGGGCAAGCAAGGGCAACGTCGGCGCCGGGGCGATCTGCGCCAGGCGTGCCCGCCACCAGGCGCGGTCGCGGCTGCGAGCGTCGCGCAGGTCGGCATCGGCACGCACCTGGTCCAGCCAGTCGAAGTAGCTCGGCGTGGTCGGCAGCACGGTTTCAGGGGTGTCGTACAGCCGGGCCAGGTCTTCCATCAGCACCCGGAAGCTGGACGGGTCCACCGCAATCATGTCGGTGTCCACGTGTAGCCGAGCGGCATTGCCCGGCAACAGGCTCAGGCCGAAGCGCGCACCCTGGCCAGTACTCAGGTCCAGGCGCTGGTGGCTCCACTGGCGGCGTCTCTCCAGTAGGCGTCGCTCCACGGCTGGACCGTCCAGATCGCTGAAATCCTCCAGCTCCAGTTGGGGGCGCAGCGTCTCGTCGATGCTCTGCCGTCCCTGTCCGTCGATGCGCAGCTTGAGCATCGGGTGTGCCCGGTACAGCCCCTCAAGTGCGACTTCAAGGCGCGCCACATCGATGGCCTGGCCATCGAACTCGGCATACAGGTGAGCGCTGACGCCACCCAGTGCCGCATGTGCATCCCGCCCGATCCAACAGGCGGCCTGCATCGAAGTTAACTCTCTCATCGCTTACCCGCGTAGTTGACAAATCCATGTGTTTCGCGTCCTCATATTTACTAACGAGAATGATTATATTTCAAGGTTTTCTTTCTCACCCATCGGCCAAGGAGGCTACCCATGAAGACAGGCACCCTGCGTTTGCAAGACAGGGACACCGTGCCGCTCAGCCAAGAGGACTCGAGCTTTTCATTCACATCCGGCGACCGCGAGCTGAGCGTCAGCGGCCTGCGTGAGCGGATCGACACCCCGGCCCACGGCAGCCACCTGGCCGGCGGCGCGCTGCGGCGCAGCATCGACCAGGCCTTCGAGCGCGCCCGCCAGGCCGGGCAGGACAACCCGATCGTGGTCGGCGCCATCCCCTTCGACACCACTCAGGCATCCAGTCTGTACGTTCCCCAGGCCTATGCCTGGCAGCAACGCACCGCGGCGCCCGCCCAGGCCGGCGCGCTGCCGGCGCTGCTCAGCCAGGTCAACATCCCCGACGAACACGGTTTCAAGCGCGCCGTGCGCCATGCCATCGTCAACTTCCAGCACAGCGATGTGCGCAAGGCCGTGCTCTCGGTGCAGCGCGAACTGCACTTCGCCACGCCCGTGGACCCGGCACAGGTGCAGGCCAACCTCAAGGCGCTGAACCGCGAGGGCTACCACTTC
This window of the Pseudomonas mosselii genome carries:
- a CDS encoding amino acid adenylation domain-containing protein is translated as MQAACWIGRDAHAALGGVSAHLYAEFDGQAIDVARLEVALEGLYRAHPMLKLRIDGQGRQSIDETLRPQLELEDFSDLDGPAVERRLLERRRQWSHQRLDLSTGQGARFGLSLLPGNAARLHVDTDMIAVDPSSFRVLMEDLARLYDTPETVLPTTPSYFDWLDQVRADADLRDARSRDRAWWRARLAQIAPAPTLPLLAPGPARSERFAARLEPEQYRALQQAARAQRITSSALLLGLFATALGEHTGDRRLRLNVPVFWREPVLEPVQRIVGEFANLVLVDVDFTGVASLAALCQDLHRQLVERLAHSAYPGVDLMRDLSRHHGTPQLAPVVFTAGLDLPGGELFSERVGRVFGPMDWVISQGPQVALDAQVAQVDGGLLVNWDVRLDALPADWVQALFERFIALAVAVAADMGALHQPLTIAASRDRPLNALQQAYLLGRGEHLPLGGVAMQEFREYRGHMDLALLRSRLTDMVRRHDSLRTRIDAQALTQSLSDQVQVNLEVIDLRALTGEQAQAQLEVRSEAYAHALFDLAGPPWNVTAFQLPQGELVVFVRFDALILDGRAIATLMVELFDGHCQPLTTSEPTAAVDDQSEVRKADTEYWKSKLAEVDGAPRLPWRCALDKVGVARYARQRQVIPAPAFKALSRAGAREGLFKNSTIMAVVLEVLGHWLDEGSLCVAVPVAPPQDGAFANRSSFIALDWQHKLPTFAERAKRLQADVLEGLQHLAFSGVDLARLLYDSNGPGPALPVVLTNGLSWPVGALDGPMTLSAGLTQTPQVAMDIRFCNTAEGGLAFEIDYAREAVDGRWVGQLLAAFGQAVAQLAGQGAFEVQARQFIDLGHYRLNSSEAQAAPVDFLGRIAHNLFGPDSGRIALLHGERRISYAELGEGVARIAQAFKARGLQPGQVVAICLPRGPEHSMATLACALSGLVWVPIDAAAPEERLRYLLDNCQPALVVNSAAPLLASPPAALDLTGLAALSASTAPAYYLYTSGTTGKPKCVVLNNRATANVIGSTLAQWQVSRDDVFISVTPLHHDMSVFDVFGSLCAGAALVLPEPGEEKDALRWNQLVRRHGVSLWCSVPAILEMLLACRQGDGLRSLRLLAQGGDYIKPAVIAELRELLPAARLVSLGGPTETTIWSIWHEIGDQDRARVPYGRPLPGNRYWLLDEHGEHCPQGVAGRIHTSGVGLALGYLQEGELVQNDFVSVLDEQGTSVRAFRTGDRGRYREDGVLLFDSRVNGYVKVRGVRVSLPDVEIELIRHPAVQQVLVVDYGDTQQGEACIGALYVRRHDAPPGAVALREHARALLAQSHVPTRFVEVAELPLTANGKPDRRRARTLLEGETEQPPAATPSDPQRCAQVLAIYQQVLGVTQPARDFLAMGLRPQHLKPLAARLGEAFAVRLSPAQLLACRTVEDVERLLAATPA